One Cohnella candidum genomic region harbors:
- a CDS encoding alpha-galactosidase: MSICYLKEQNLFEIRTHRSTYLFGINERGTVQHVYWGSPVEASECADRLKPRHHSSFDAAIDQETEEFGGWGGTHFAEPVLRATFSDGVRDLKMVYDGFGQPGDRELVIRLKDAHYALRVEVHYRVIPEFDLIERYVQVYNDETQPVKIEQIMSAVWSVQALPEYRLTHVTGRWAAEFQLRSETLSEGKKTLESRRGFTGPHANPWFAIDNGKADETSGQVWFGALGWSGNWKIVAEKTTFGHVRVVGGVNDFDSSFVLDPGSSFTTPVFTGGYTSEGFGGMSRNLHRYQAEYVLPSSRPRKVLYNSWEATYFDVTAEGQKALARRAARLGVERFVVDDGWFGARNSDRAGLGDWYVNPEKFPNGLQELIDEVKGLGMEFGLWVEPESVNPDSELFRKHPEWVYHFPTREGTLLRNQLLLNLALPEVKAFVLDFMTELLSRYEISFIKWDMNRTVTEPGTMSAEGLEGRSVWIRHVENLYEIWAELRRRFPDVEFETCAGGGGRIDLGILRFADQAWISDNTDARDRLTIQEGFGYVYSPSVMMCWVTESPHGFNGRSLPLSFRFHSAMMGGLGIGADITGWSEEEMEEAARWVAVYKEIRPTIMQGDLYRLESMRNTNAAAYQYVGQDGQEAVVFAFLHSQHFGSEERRLRLQGLDPNAVYEVESAPGATVQRHGSTLMNLGIPLTLQGDYKSRLIRLKRVD; the protein is encoded by the coding sequence TTGTCCATTTGCTATTTGAAAGAGCAGAACCTGTTTGAAATTCGTACGCATCGTTCGACCTATTTGTTCGGAATCAACGAGAGAGGAACGGTTCAGCACGTGTACTGGGGGAGCCCGGTCGAAGCCTCGGAATGCGCGGATCGGCTGAAGCCGAGGCACCATAGTTCTTTCGATGCGGCGATTGACCAGGAAACGGAAGAGTTCGGGGGATGGGGCGGCACTCATTTTGCGGAACCGGTTTTGCGCGCGACATTCTCAGACGGTGTGCGGGATCTTAAAATGGTGTACGACGGGTTCGGCCAACCCGGGGACCGCGAATTGGTCATTCGGCTGAAGGACGCCCATTACGCTCTGCGGGTGGAGGTGCATTACCGGGTCATACCCGAATTCGATCTGATCGAGCGTTACGTCCAAGTCTATAACGACGAAACGCAGCCGGTGAAGATCGAGCAGATCATGTCCGCCGTATGGTCCGTTCAGGCGCTGCCGGAGTATCGGCTGACGCATGTCACGGGAAGATGGGCCGCGGAATTCCAACTCCGAAGCGAGACGTTGTCGGAAGGCAAGAAAACGCTGGAGTCGAGAAGGGGATTTACCGGTCCGCATGCTAACCCATGGTTCGCGATCGACAACGGGAAAGCCGACGAAACGTCAGGCCAAGTCTGGTTCGGGGCGCTGGGATGGAGCGGGAACTGGAAAATCGTCGCGGAAAAAACGACCTTCGGGCATGTACGGGTCGTGGGCGGGGTCAACGATTTCGACAGTTCCTTCGTGCTCGATCCGGGTAGCTCGTTTACGACGCCCGTCTTTACCGGAGGGTATACCTCGGAAGGCTTCGGAGGCATGAGCCGGAACCTTCACCGGTACCAGGCCGAATATGTTCTTCCTTCTTCCCGTCCGAGGAAAGTGCTGTATAACTCCTGGGAAGCCACGTATTTCGACGTGACCGCCGAAGGGCAGAAAGCATTGGCCCGGCGGGCGGCGCGTCTGGGCGTTGAGCGGTTCGTCGTGGACGACGGATGGTTCGGCGCCAGAAACAGCGACCGGGCGGGATTGGGAGACTGGTACGTGAACCCGGAGAAGTTCCCGAACGGCTTGCAGGAGTTGATCGATGAGGTCAAAGGGCTGGGGATGGAGTTCGGCCTTTGGGTGGAGCCCGAATCGGTCAATCCGGACAGCGAGCTGTTCCGCAAGCATCCGGAATGGGTGTACCATTTTCCGACCCGGGAAGGCACGCTGCTGCGCAATCAACTGCTGCTGAACCTGGCGCTGCCCGAAGTGAAGGCGTTCGTGCTTGATTTTATGACGGAGTTGCTCAGCCGCTATGAAATTTCCTTCATCAAATGGGACATGAACCGGACGGTGACGGAACCGGGTACGATGTCAGCCGAAGGCCTTGAGGGCAGGTCCGTCTGGATCCGGCATGTGGAGAACCTGTACGAGATTTGGGCGGAGCTCAGAAGAAGGTTTCCGGACGTCGAATTCGAGACCTGCGCCGGCGGGGGCGGACGAATTGACCTCGGCATTCTGCGATTCGCCGATCAGGCTTGGATCAGCGACAATACGGATGCGCGGGACCGTTTGACGATTCAAGAAGGATTCGGTTACGTTTACAGTCCGTCCGTGATGATGTGCTGGGTGACCGAATCGCCCCACGGGTTCAACGGCAGAAGCCTGCCGCTGTCGTTCCGCTTTCACAGTGCCATGATGGGCGGGCTCGGCATTGGAGCCGACATTACCGGCTGGTCGGAGGAAGAGATGGAGGAAGCCGCGCGCTGGGTGGCGGTCTATAAGGAAATCCGGCCGACGATCATGCAGGGCGACCTGTATCGGCTGGAATCGATGCGGAATACCAACGCCGCCGCCTATCAATATGTCGGCCAAGACGGGCAGGAAGCCGTCGTCTTCGCTTTCCTTCACTCCCAGCATTTCGGATCGGAGGAGAGGCGTCTGCGGCTGCAGGGTTTGGACCCGAATGCGGTTTATGAAGTGGAAAGCGCCCCAGGCGCAACGGTGCAACGCCACGGCTCCACGTTGATGAACCTGGGGATTCCGTTGACGCTGCAAGGAGACTACAAGAGCCGATTGATTCGGTTGAAGCGGGTCGATTGA